Genomic window (Helianthus annuus cultivar XRQ/B chromosome 3, HanXRQr2.0-SUNRISE, whole genome shotgun sequence):
CACCAACTCCATCAACCCTTCGTAACTTCCACATCTCTTTCTTTGATGACAAATCCGGGAATGAGAATGTGCCTTTAATTCTCTACTACTCTACATCACATAAGGAACCAAATGACGTACAAACCAACATATTTAACCATTTAGAGATTTCATTATCAAAAACTTTAACCGAGTTTTACCCACTGGCCGGGAGATATACACGTCACAGTTCGTTCATCGATTGTAATGATCAAGGCGCGCTATACATTCAAGCCAAAGCAAATTTCCAACTCTCGGAATTTCTACACCTTAAGTGGGAGTTAAAATCGGATATGCTACAAGCTTTTCTCCCGTGTGACATTAGAAAGGCCGGTGAAGTTGACGACCCCTTGTTATCCGTTAAAGTCACGACTTTCGACTGTGGTGGAGTTGCCATAGGTATGTGCATTTCACATAAATTTGGAGATATGGCCGCCTTTTGCACATTCATTAATAATTGGGCCACTAGAAGCCGAAAAACAGGCAATGAGTTAGAAGTAGCAAAATATTCTCCTCTCTTCGCTTTGGCTGATCGTTTCCCAAAACCCGATCAACAACTTACTGATGAAGCTTTTGAAAGATCTCCTTCGGTGAATAACTCGGTTATGCGAGTATTTTCATTTAAAGGGTATGCaataacaaagttaagagaaaaAGTCATGAGTGAGGATAATAATATAAAGCATAGGCCTTCAAAGGTACAACTTATTGTGGCACTATTATGGAAGGCCTTGGTTGACATAGATAAAGCAAATGGAGAATCGAAGGTATCTTTCGTTAGCCAAGTAGTTAACTTGAGGAATGTACTCGTTCCTAAGGCACCCGAAAACTTTTGTGGTAACTTTGTTACTTTCGCTAATGCGCAAATTAAGGTTAGCGAAGGAGACAACATGGTCGATCTTCCTTTAATAGTTAAGCTATTACATGACTCAACTAACAAAACAACAAGTGGTTATGCTAGAGCTTTATCACATCCTGAGAAAGATTATGATTTTTTATCAAAACCTTTTTCGGAGCGTCTTAAAAGTATAACTGGTAATTCTGATGTAAACGCGTACGTTTTTACTTCATGGTGCAAATTCTCATTCTACACTACTGATTTTGGTTGGGGTAAGCCTGTTTGGCGAAGTATAACGGATATGAAAACCCCACAAACTGTAGTCATGATGGACGATGAAGAAGGTGACGGGGTGGAAGCATGGGTTCTGATGGACAAAAAACGAATGTGTGAGTTAGAACGAGATCTCAATATAAAAGCCTACATGGTTTAGTTTATATGACTTTTGTGTGGGTTTGAGTTAATGTAATGAAAATGTGtccattttaataataaaaaaaaaaaaaaagtaatgttTCAGTGTGAATGCTTGCTAGCTCAtctagttttttatattttttattactGATCGATTCAGTGAATATATTGGAGCCTAGAATCATAACACACACAAGTACGTGCGTCTTATAGAATGGGTGGGTGGGGAATTGTACAAAATCCATGTCCTAGAGGGAGTCATTGTTTCGCGTGTGGGTACcctaaaaaatataaattagagTGGTTAGTCACTTGGTTTCTTTCCTTGAGGTCCCAGGTTCTACTCCCACCAGCATCAATCACTTTGAAGGACATTGGTGGTGGCAATGAAGTTTAGAACTAGGCCTCTCTGTAGGTCGGCAGTTCGAAACCGAGCCGAACCGGGTTTTACCGCAGTAGGCCTTCGGGCGGgtgggttttccccggaactAGTGGCTTGGTGGCTCGGGTATGCATCCAACTCTGGCCGTTATGGAGGAGGGGATGCATTTGCTTGATTGAGGCTATCCCAGAATGCTTATCCAGTGATTTAGttagcctttcaaaaaaaaaaaaaatagtaattaCATGTTCTAGAGGAGCCCAATAAGTAAATAGCACATTAATCAACTAATGATAAGATAAGTAAATTTGCTAATATATTGCAATAACAATCATCATTGTAATAACGGCCGCAAACTTATCTATAAAGCACTTGAGACTTTTTTTAACGCTAAATTTGGATTACTAACGGATCACtagagtattatcgtgccaccagcggaaccacccgatcatatccatctccaacTAAGCATAATGCCTATACATCAATTCAGGATGAAACCcaataatttggaaaaaaaaaaccctcttgtgagaatcgaacccagaaCTTATTCGTCTCAAAGTCTTATCACACCCCTAGATGTCACTAGACTATAAAACCATGGACACTTAGGGATTATTTTCTAATGCTTATACAATGTGTGATACATTTTTTTCATGTTATTACATACTTAGCACTCTTGGCACGAGCTCATCTAACTTTTTTGAAAAGTCACACCGGTAAAAAGAATTTTAGGTCGGCCACTCATAACCAACTCCTTCATATCCTCGATGCATATCTCAAAACCAAAAGGAAAAAAAATCTAACGGATTCTAAATACAAgacaatataaaataaaatcaaaTTAGAGGGGTTTCCCACACTATACGACGGGAATTCTGTCAACTTGGTCCGGTTCTGTTCAATTCATTATAGCATTGTCACTTGCTataacaacagaaaaagaaaacccCAAAAATAAAGTCATGGAAAAAACTAAACACAACTCAATATTAAGTTTTTGAGTAAAATGTTTGTTCCTTCTAGAAGGACAAAAATGTCCTTCACCTTAATAGGAAAAATAAACTacgttagtgatttggatgaaaatggcaataaAAAGCAAATCCGAATAACTCAAACGCACAAAAAAATCATTTTAGATGGAATAAGCAAATATGATCAAATCTTAGAgacgattttggcattttactcaaagTGTTTATTAGTTCATGAATCAAAGTTGTTAGAGAataattttgttaaataaaaatTCAAGTGTGTTAAAGGCATATGTCATTTATTACAGGTGTGAAAAAACAAACTATAACTGAAAATCGAACCGTCGGCCAAAATTAAGCATAACTCACAAAACCAATTAGTTATACATTGGTGAATCTGATTAACTGACCATTCGGTTAAGGTTACGGTTAATGTGGATTCGTTAGCCGACTTTATCCTAAGTCAAACCACACCTTGTATGTATGTGCTTTTCCATCTTCTATAACTCCATGCCCATCTATGAACATTTGAATTAATGTTTCAATTGTCCATAACAAAGCTTGGAACACCATAACCGAGCTTAAAATCTACATATTTCAGCTTGGAACGCCATAACCAAACCATTTTCAGCTGGAACAAAGATCacaattataaaaatacattggaAAGTTAACCAAACTTAAACGGAACCAGCCCATTAACCGTCGGTTATGGTTATTGAAAGGCCTTTGTTTGAATGAATATTAACAAGAATTACACCCACATATATACACGAGATTTCTCCTGTGATAGAGGAGAGAATATCTCACCTATAAATGGCTAGCACTAATTTACGTATAATCACAATTAAATACAATAAATATTAACTAAAATTACGGTAGCCTATTACCCCCCGTCAATCGAACATGTGGTGGTCCAACTCGAAGCATGTTGCGGAAGCGTTCAAAAGAGGTTTGGGGAGACTTTTTGTAAATATATCCGCAACCTGAAGATTGGAAGGAACAAATTTTGTATGGAGTTAACTAGAGGTAACCAATTCCCGAACAAAGTAATAATCAATGTCAATGTGTTTAGCCCTTTTGTGAGCGACTAGATTCTGACTTAAGAAGATCGCGCTTTTGTTGTCACAAAGCAACGTGGGTCGGTCTGGTGGAAGGGCTTGAAGTTCACGAAGAAGGTGAGTGAGCCATACAATCTCAGCTGCCGTATTTGCCATTGCCCTGTATTCAGATTCGCAGCTAGACCTGGAGACGGTGGGTTGTTTCTTAGCACTCCAAGACACATGGTTTCCACCTAAATAGATTGAGTAACCGTATGCAGAACGGCGAGTTTCAATGCACCGAACCCAATCCGCATCTGAATAACCCACTAAATTGGTGGTAAGAGGTAAGTCAAATGTGAGACCATAATATAATGTACCCTTTACATATAGAAGAATCCTTTTGACAGACTGAAAGTGAGAGATTGTTGGAGAATGTAAATATTAACTAGCTTGATTAACGGCATACGAGAGATCGGGTCTTGTAATAGTTACATATTGGAGAGCACCAACAAGAGATCGATAGAGGGTAGGATCATGAAACGACATTCCTTTGGAAGTGAATGGTTCGGATGTTGACAACGGTGTTGCAATTGGATTGGCATCTAATAGGCTTGCACGAGCTAAAATATCATATGCATAATTAGCTTGAGACAAGAAGATACTTGATGTTGTGTGCGAGACCTCAAGACCCAAAAAAATACCCCAAAGTGCCCAGGTCCTTTATGTAATAATACATCCTAAAACTAAGTCCAAACATAGATTATCATGTATGTCAAGTATGGAGGTTTAACCTCTTGTAAATTCACCACTACACAAACCATCATAAGGATGATTCTGAGGGTCATGAACATCAAggattcaccactacacaaagCACCACAAGGATGATTCGGAGGGTCATGAATAATAAGGATTCACCACTACACATAATCATCAAAGTGATGATTCGGAGGGTCATGAATGTTTAAGGAAGTGAAACTAACTAATTCAAGCTTAATTTAACAAGTATAAATAGAATTTCAATGGGTTTTtaaacccaaaactttgatggaAATCCCCTAAACACAAACCCATAACCATAGACTAAGTTGTGAGCCTGGTGGGAACAAGATTCCATCAAGTTTTCTATCAAAATATGAAGAtttaaaaagataaaaatgagCAGAATTTTATACgcactttggacctcaaaaatggtgaggtttcaccttagtttgcccaagcaaacttgtgaaaaccttcctagaggttatccaagtgttttagaagaaagaaacaagaagaaaTAGAAGAAGTGAGTTAAACTCACTTGAAAAGGGCTGGAAGTTTCTGATGTTGTTGTTGAAACTCAACTGTGTTTAGGGAGTGTTTGAGAGTGTTTAAGTGTTGCAAAAAGTGAGAAAAAGGATGGGGAAGTGTTCCTTATATATGGAAGGgtttagggtttcaatgggttgggctttggatgTGTTTAGTGGGTTGAATAACTCAAAACAAAAGAACTTAAGTGGGCTGTTAAGTCCGATCGCTGGCTGGACAACctctttcttttttttaaacaataagACATGTATTTGAGGTGTATTTTATATAATTAACATGTTACCTAATGTCTAGTGTGCATGTAACATGTTATCAAGGCCTAGAAAGTGAATTAAACATGATTTAAAGTATGAACATTATGAGAAGTAAATATGTTTTAATGTAAAAGAAACATGTGACAAGTAACAACAAGTTTGTGTCACGTATAAGGACGTATCAAACAAGTGTAAGTCTCGTAATCGAATAATCAAGTGTTTTGCATGTATGAAACTTTTACGAATTACGAATACATGATCGTTGTTTACGAGTTAAACTTATGTTTATGATAATTATGAACCATGTATCAAACTAATGTATGTATCAATGTGTAATGATGTATAAACGATGTATATTTCGTATAAAAGATTCATTTCATtacgatcaaagtctcggatttacaataTAGCTTGAAACTAAATACGATTACAAAGGAAACGAGCTTCCAAAAATGGAAATACAAGACATGCTTTCTAAACAGGGAAAGTTACGAAAAATCAGGGTGTTACAGTCAAGATGATTgactatgcctcgaggcaattgaaagTTATGAAACTAAGTACCTGACTTATGACCTTGAGTTAGGGacagtggtttttgccttaaagatatggaggcattatttgtatggggtGAAGTGTACAATTTTCACCGATAATAAAGTTTGAAATACTTCTTTGaccaaaaggagttaaacatgagacgGCGATGTTGGCTAGAAACAGTTAAGGACTAAGATAGTGAAATTCATTATCACccggaaaagccaatgtagtggcggatGCGCTAAGCCGAAAGGAAGGATATGCTCATATCCGAGTGAGCACTATGCAGCTTTTTGTGACTTTGGGTTTGCTTAACCGAATCCGAGAGGCGtaagtttttacgtaaaccgacgagacacgacatctcacgtatttacgccgcacatgaggctagatggcattttccagggatgctcggtagcatcgattgtacacatatcgagtggagaaattgtccaaga
Coding sequences:
- the LOC110931557 gene encoding pelargonidin 3-O-(6-caffeoylglucoside) 5-O-(6-O-malonylglucoside) 4'''-malonyltransferase-like, which produces MEINVNVSKLVKPSTPTPSTLRNFHISFFDDKSGNENVPLILYYSTSHKEPNDVQTNIFNHLEISLSKTLTEFYPLAGRYTRHSSFIDCNDQGALYIQAKANFQLSEFLHLKWELKSDMLQAFLPCDIRKAGEVDDPLLSVKVTTFDCGGVAIGMCISHKFGDMAAFCTFINNWATRSRKTGNELEVAKYSPLFALADRFPKPDQQLTDEAFERSPSVNNSVMRVFSFKGYAITKLREKVMSEDNNIKHRPSKVQLIVALLWKALVDIDKANGESKVSFVSQVVNLRNVLVPKAPENFCGNFVTFANAQIKVSEGDNMVDLPLIVKLLHDSTNKTTSGYARALSHPEKDYDFLSKPFSERLKSITGNSDVNAYVFTSWCKFSFYTTDFGWGKPVWRSITDMKTPQTVVMMDDEEGDGVEAWVLMDKKRMCELERDLNIKAYMV